The genomic region CTTACTATTCTACTTTATGTGATATTGTTGctattgtttaacctagatctgcttAATTGACCTAAGTAAcaacttagttaatttattagtttaaacAATTTGAGTGTTCAGATGTCTAAATATACAAACAATTTGTtctactgaaaaaaaaaaaaatcagttaacATATTTTCAGGCACTCAAGGCAACAAAATTTAACAAACACGAAGGACCAAAATTGGTGCCTCACAAACACCAAATTGGCAACCTCATCCACCCAATTGGGGTGGGGGAAGAATTAGggcaaaatgctaaaaatattttctgtaaaatattttatggcaAAACAAATAGAGCATAAGTAtctaaaggaaaaacaaatctTGATAAAATCACTCACATGCATATTCACTGTTTGTCTCACTTTCTGTTATTTGTTTTGAACAATTGCTAATTTGTCTTTAATCTCTTCCATTACTTTCTATCCAGTTCAAACGTACTAGATGAAAATCTACTTACGATAGGATTCATAATCCTTGTAGACaaccatttataaaaaaaaaaaaacttgtagtGAAAGCAATAAACACGTAATCAAGTCAAAAACCTGCATAATCCTTGTCCAACTCGAAAAAGAGATTGGAAACCGACTTCTCTTTCTATATATAAGCACACACAAACCTGACAGCCatcataaagaaaaattagtgTATAATTTGTAGGCGATCAATCTCTTGTGTGTAAACTAAGCAatacaaaatcacaaaaacacAAGGGTCTAGCAGCACCATGGCCAAGAAGAAAGCACCCATGGAGATTAGCGTTAAGATGGACGAGAAAATCTGGCACACGTACGTAGTTAACATTGGTGAAGAATTCATGATAAACACCACATGGGTTGTTCAGGATGAGGAACATCTCAGTTTCTGTATAGGCGAGATACGAGAAATATATGGCAAGAAAAAGAATCTTGTTGTTGGCCTGTGTGCTGATACCAGCCATGGCTATGGACGAGGTTTCTCCAACTACAAAGGGATGGCGAAAGAAGCTCCATTTCAATTATTGCAGCTATGCGTTGGGAGTCACTGCCTTCTCTATAACCTTGATGATGTTAATTATTCCCGACGCAGTTTCACCGGTACCAAGCACAAAGTTCTGAAAGGCTTTCTTTATGATAAATACACCACTGTGGTTGGTGTTGGGATCAAGGAGGTGGCGCAGAAGCTTGAAAGAGAGACAGGTGTGACCATAAAGAATCCGGTGGAGCTTCGAAAATTGGCTGAAGCTGAAAAGAGTTTGAAGGGAAACGATGTCAGTAGGTCCAAATTAGCAGATTTAGCCAAATGGGTATTGGGTGAACACATGCATTTTGTAAAGCCTAAGAAGACGACATGGTGGAGCGATAAATATGATGAGTATGGGGATCCTCTACTTTCAAACGATGTAATTAAGTATGCTACTGTTGAAGCTTTCCTTGCCTATGAGATTGGATCCGAGTTGTTGAGATGTTCGTATAGATAGTAGCGGTCTTTTAGTTACCATGGAGGATTTTAAGCTTAGGATTCTAGTTATGCATTTAATGCAATGACCAATGAGTATGTATGGCGTTAGAGATATTGAAGGTTTTATGTCCTCTTTTATGAGATTTCATCATTTTatattggaattttattttgggatttttttacCACTGTATGGATATAGGTGGAACAATAAAGTTATTGCTACCAGTATATGTTCTGTTTTGTTATGaatgtgtcatttttttttttttgagaaggatgaATGTGTCATATAATCGTTGAAAATTAGTCGTTAATTTGTGCAATGCAATTATGGACGATATATATTAAGTATGatatataatttaatcttggtttattttattacaaaacagaaattaaattcataaataaCACTATAtagctaaaatatatattaacaacTATATGTTTCAAacatttattaatataaataatagttaatgaaaatttcattaaaaatgacatttattattatttacaatgcataaaaaaacttaccgaatgaaaaaaaaaataatgttaacgCACCTGGAGTTGAACTCGTTCCCCAACATACTGAGTGCAGTTCTTAATCcaacttcaaaataaaatttgcaaaatatgaatttaatactttaaaaaattgttatatcCCTAAACTTATTGTTTGATGGGTATCTACCATAGCAATATGTTACAATACCTATCAATAAAACCACAAATCCCTTAATCTCATactatcaatttttcttttttttgagaaggatccCAAACTATCATTtgatttgagaaattttgttaaaatccaTATTTCATAACCCATAATCCATAGAGCTCCATTTTCCATTAGCAAGTACTAAACAATATTTCTATCAAATTCTCAAATAAACaagatttatgtattatttcttcaattttcctcttaaaattcagctatgtgattttttttttatagtatatttaaaaatctaacacaccaaaaattgaaattgttatAACAATAGGTTTATAAGAATAACTAATGAACAATTTGGAtggttattaaattattattattattattatttaatagtATTGAAATATGATATAAAACCCAGAAACAATACTTTGAAACCAAAATGTCACTGTACAATGTCTATCACTggaaaacaatttcaaaaacaaaatcaactaaACAGTTTGATGAAtgaatatatacatacataaatatatatatatatatatatatataatataatataatataatatgatataataCAATATAAACTAAGAAATAGCACATATTAGATCTCATTCTTTCTAAAGACTGGGTTGGCTCGCCCCATCGAGAGCCGCCTTTAAAGGAAGAATATGGGGAGGAAGATTTGTTTGTCCCATGTTTCACTGTTATGAGTAATATATTAAGGTTTGGTCATCGTGTCTAGAGGTATGCGCTTAAACACTGTAGGTCTATTCATTATATGTAATCCAGTACCTAGCATGTGCATGCCTTACATGTGGTATATGCGACCTCACACTAGCTAAGTTCTTCGCACACGAATTCCTTTCACGAATCTCCACCATGATTACGGCTTGACCCTCTAACCAACTTCAAGAACCCTCCTTGAATTGATCTCCGCAACAACGCTAACATTGATGGTTCTGTGACTTCAGCCCTTGATCACCAAAGGCAGCAGCTCCTTTGTGAATTTAAACTTCTGAACTTATGATGTAATCAATTTTAGGTTCAAGTAATCTCTAGACGTAGGACATAGCAATAGCCTCTCTCTAATAGTTGTGAAATTATACTTATAATGAACCTTTTatgtttctcaaataataataataataatgatgatgaacCTTTTATATGTTTTCATGTTGGACATGAAAACCTGCTGTCTAATTCTTTTTTCGTGAGTTTCAGTTGATCAATCTTCAGTCGAAAGGCAGTCAAAACTCTTCTTTGGATTGATCGAGTAGCGATCGAAAGGCTGTTGAAATCAAATGTTCAATCGATCAAGCATCTTTGAATGGCAATCAGAATCTTGAATAACTATCTTCTTTCGAGTTGTATGTTGGACCTTTTGAACTTTGATTTCAACACACTAAAGACTTGATAAGATATTACAATGTCATGGAATTTGACAATGCACAACCTAACAATACAAAAACAACAATTCGGagataaattattttgtatcccaagatattaaaaaaacccATAGATCTCACTTTAAAAAATGGTcctcaaaaataattttggtatatttagcccaaaaaaaccaaaagatttGATATTGCCCTTAGAGATAACTCTAGATTTaaggtttgtttggataccgcttattgttgaaaactaaaaactaaaaactgaaaacattgaagtaaaataatttttaaatatgtgaatagtaccgtatgaccaatttttaatggaaattttgctgaaaaaagtaCTTATGGGTCTTGTAGAGTTATTTAGAcccccttaaaacacaattggattaacctagttaataagtcaagttattacttagtctaaatttcagatctaggttaacacaatcatataatcatatcaatgcaaagtgtgaaatataaaaacacaaagatatgataatccaggaaaaccaaacccgTAAAAAACCTGGGAATGATTTAAccactatcctcaaggtaaacctgaatccactatgaaagaatcgaagttctACAATAGcgatttagaccactaacatcctattgctacccatcAATAGAatttactgacacgaccacgtgcaagcacCGAGATCATggactctttctttcttgaattctccagcaagtacaagcactcccgcttgtatatctttaagctcttatggtagcaactgaatgatcatcaagctattgaagaaatctccttcttaataatcctaagcttgtgtgaaggtaAGCACCTCTTAAATCTTACAAGAGATTCATacaaacaacataaacaaaaacaagactctagagagcttttggtacaaaaccctagatacaaaaagaggcacacttatctctctcttagaagcctttaaaaacgtgcttagggtttcctttatatagtgggagaagtagatctgaaccTTAATCCTTGTTGGGCTTGAACCGTTGtttgggccgacttaaaattTTGCACAAAATTCCTGATCtacgattctcgatcgatcgagtctattttttgatcgatcgagtctattcttcgatcgatcgagccatgcagaaatagaacagtaatttcctgcaactactcgattccaaacttacaataaaccaaactttgagcaagtctaaacctagactaaatgttttgatcatggtttgccaacacaatatacattgaagttctaatacattagtccttaaggtcttaaaacctaacaatctccccctttggcaatccgtgacaaaacataTCACAAAtatgaaatgctcaaagttacaaaaaaccCAATCAGATTTGAAAAGCACTAAACTCAactcaacctaactactatctatcagttgcaagtgtagaaaGCAACACGACTAAATTaacctgtatattcctgaaacactcaacaaacgCATAAACGCATATGTGgaaatacaagtaaaccaatatgaaacacaatataaaaacaaaagtaaactaactctccccctaagttagatacatcaaaaagtttttatattctccccctttcaaaaataatatcaactctccctaaacaaaacaaacaaaattcccacatttcatctatttctctccctttttgtcacgtattgacaaaaCCAACTCAATCAAAGAGTAAACAGAAAATATACACAACAAAagataagagaaaatagagaataaagggaacacaaaacaattcaactttatagaaaataaagacaACTCCCCCAATGAAGAGCaacaactccccctatgaacaacaaatgttttaaaaaaacttttcttcccctataaaaataggaaaaaaaaaaagttttggagaaaatttaggaggtgggcaaaataaaaaacacacaaacctaactttacaaaaaaaataagttgaggatacacatgaagaaaaatattctctctttcaataaatgcaaacttaacactatgtgacccataaacagttgcatgagtagagaaaatatttgcacattgattatccatcatatcttttaagaaaaatattttctatagttcacacataaaaata from Castanea sativa cultivar Marrone di Chiusa Pesio chromosome 11, ASM4071231v1 harbors:
- the LOC142616704 gene encoding uncharacterized protein LOC142616704 — translated: MAKKKAPMEISVKMDEKIWHTYVVNIGEEFMINTTWVVQDEEHLSFCIGEIREIYGKKKNLVVGLCADTSHGYGRGFSNYKGMAKEAPFQLLQLCVGSHCLLYNLDDVNYSRRSFTGTKHKVLKGFLYDKYTTVVGVGIKEVAQKLERETGVTIKNPVELRKLAEAEKSLKGNDVSRSKLADLAKWVLGEHMHFVKPKKTTWWSDKYDEYGDPLLSNDVIKYATVEAFLAYEIGSELLRCSYR